In one window of Juglans regia cultivar Chandler chromosome 3, Walnut 2.0, whole genome shotgun sequence DNA:
- the LOC109017960 gene encoding non-specific lipid-transfer protein 1-like, which produces MEKKTNLMAFGLMMMLLILSASTTARADLCQDALKALMPCFAFLTGFSPPPPNAGCCQGAQDVLNKATTSADRKALCVCFKNVIGQGGILPDRAEQLPELCNVKTPVPIRSDVDCNKL; this is translated from the exons ATGGAGAAGAAGACAAATCTAATGGCCTTTGGGTTGATGATGATGCTGTTGATCCTAAGCGCAAGTACTACTGCAAGAGCCGATCTATGCCAGGATGCACTGAAAGCTTTGATGCCTTGCTTTGCGTTCTTGACGGGTTTTAGCCCACCGCCACCCAACGCTGGCTGCTGCCAAGGCGCACAAGATGTGCTAAATAAGGCTACGACCTCCGCAGATCGCAAGGCTCTGTGTGTCTGTTTCAAAAATGTTATAGGCCAGGGTGGTATTTTGCCTGATAGGGCTGAACAACTTCCCGAACTCTGCAACGTCAAAACTCCGGTTCCGATTAGATCCGATGTGGATTGCAACAA ATTATGA
- the LOC118347972 gene encoding non-specific lipid-transfer protein 2-like: protein MEKKMRALYALAFGLVILMSSAWHSEAMRRPEAQMILLPCQPFLVGAGPDSPGLPCCLGIQKLIHEASTTKTRRALYQCLKNAASGLDRTTTLDRDKQIPQLCHINDPIPIDPNVDYFHDPNSYRRF from the exons ATGGAGAAGAAAATGAGGGCTTTGTATGCATTGGCTTTTGGCCTGGTGATTTTGATGTCGAGTGCATGGCACTCAGAGGCCATGAGACGCCCCGAGGCCCAAATGATTTTGCTGCCATGCCAACCATTCTTGGTGGGTGCTGGCCCTGACTCACCAGGCCTTCCCTGTTGTCTAGGTATTCAAAAACTTATCCATGAGGCTTCCACCACCAAAACACGCAGGGCTCTTTATCAATGTTTGAAGAATGCTGCTTCAGGACTTGATCGTACTACTACTCTTGATAGAGATAAACAGATTCCCCAACTTTGCCATATCAATGACCCTATACCAATTGACCCCAACGTGGACT ACTTCCATGATCCTAATTCCTACAGGAGGTTTTAG